Proteins encoded by one window of Armatimonadota bacterium:
- a CDS encoding biotin carboxyl carrier protein: protein MGRRIQLIDVTFRDGNQSLWSATGITTPMILAVAEDMDRVGFKALDFTTSTHMAVSVRWHREDPFERIRLARERMPRTPLTFMTTGLRFIRWEPCPRELIRLAMRTVVRHGVRRIQVVDPMNNVAEMVEGARMAREEGAEEVVVALVYSVSPVHTDAFYTRRVRELGEKARGVVDAVYIKDPAGLLTPDRVSTLVPALQEALGDTPLEVHSHCNMGLAPVCYVRAAELGVRTFHTAIPPLAEGTSLPNFFRTVANLRELGFEVEVDLQAAERVSRYFFQVARRRNLPIGRPSEYDLAYYRHQVPGGMVTTLKRNLREIGQEDKFEAVLDEIVRVRAELGYPIMMTPFSQFVATQALLNLIGPERYHLVADETIRYVLGQYGQPPGPIDPEVRDRVLSLPRAREIPSERPDLSIAELRRIYGGRSDEELLLRYGLPEEEVLAIQRGKSAPLVLDGKGSGESLKRLVEALSSDSRKVTYVRLERKGLGLTLKRGQVS from the coding sequence ATGGGGAGACGGATCCAGCTGATTGACGTCACCTTCCGCGACGGGAACCAAAGCCTGTGGAGCGCCACGGGGATCACCACCCCCATGATCCTGGCTGTGGCAGAGGACATGGATCGGGTGGGCTTCAAGGCCCTGGACTTCACCACCAGCACCCACATGGCCGTGTCCGTGCGGTGGCACCGGGAGGATCCCTTCGAGCGGATCCGGCTCGCCCGGGAGCGAATGCCCCGCACGCCGCTCACCTTCATGACCACGGGGCTCCGGTTCATCCGGTGGGAGCCGTGTCCGCGGGAGCTCATCCGGCTCGCCATGCGCACCGTGGTCCGCCACGGCGTCCGCCGGATCCAGGTGGTGGATCCCATGAACAACGTGGCGGAGATGGTGGAGGGGGCCCGGATGGCCCGGGAAGAGGGGGCCGAGGAGGTGGTGGTGGCCCTGGTGTACAGCGTCAGCCCGGTGCACACGGATGCGTTCTACACCCGTCGGGTCCGGGAACTGGGAGAGAAGGCCCGGGGCGTGGTGGACGCGGTGTACATCAAGGACCCCGCGGGTCTGTTGACCCCCGACCGGGTGAGCACCCTGGTGCCGGCCCTCCAGGAAGCCCTGGGGGATACCCCACTGGAGGTGCACTCCCACTGCAACATGGGGCTCGCCCCCGTGTGCTACGTCCGGGCCGCGGAACTGGGGGTGCGAACCTTCCACACCGCCATCCCTCCCCTGGCGGAGGGAACCAGCCTCCCGAACTTCTTCCGGACCGTAGCGAACCTCCGGGAGCTGGGATTCGAGGTGGAGGTGGATCTCCAGGCCGCGGAGAGGGTCTCCCGGTACTTCTTCCAGGTGGCACGGCGGCGAAACCTGCCCATCGGCCGACCCTCGGAGTATGACCTAGCCTACTACCGGCATCAGGTCCCGGGCGGCATGGTCACCACTCTGAAGCGGAACCTGCGGGAGATCGGACAGGAGGACAAGTTCGAGGCGGTGCTGGACGAGATCGTCCGGGTGCGGGCGGAGCTAGGATATCCCATCATGATGACGCCCTTCAGCCAGTTTGTGGCCACGCAGGCGCTGTTGAACCTCATCGGCCCGGAACGCTACCACCTCGTGGCGGACGAAACCATCCGGTACGTCCTGGGACAGTACGGGCAGCCTCCGGGCCCCATCGATCCCGAGGTTCGGGATCGGGTCCTCTCCCTCCCGCGGGCCAGGGAGATCCCCTCGGAACGGCCAGACCTCTCCATCGCGGAGCTGCGCAGGATCTACGGGGGCCGCTCGGACGAGGAGCTGCTGCTCCGGTATGGGCTACCGGAGGAGGAGGTCCTCGCGATCCAGCGGGGTAAGTCGGCTCCCCTGGTCCTGGACGGAAAGGGGAGTGGGGAAAGTTTGAAGCGCCTCGTGGAAGCCCTTTCCTCGGATTCCCGGAAGGTGACCTACGTCCGGCTGGAGCGGAAGGGCCTGGGGCTTACCCTGAAGCGGGGGCAGGTCTCATGA
- a CDS encoding PEP/pyruvate-binding domain-containing protein gives MMGEIPITLEFSRVGLAERSLVGGKVASLGELLRHGCRVPPGFAVTSLGYRRFLEANGLEDRLRQALASVVPHDLESIERASQQITGMFLESRIPPEVQGAIERGYEDLGIRTGQSDPPVAVRSSALAEDSEQASFAGQQETYLWVRGTEQVLDSVRRCWASAFTPRALSYRLTQGVSLDDGVAVGVQQMVHPRAAGVLFTLSPRTGDRSLIVVEGSWGPGVAVVSGEVTPDEFTINKVTLEIVHRKISPKTVQFAPSGHEGLLVKVPVPEDLQTKPCLSDAEAVELARLARHLEQVYGFPLDIEWAVAENEEFPHNLYLLQSRPETVWSRRPRSSIAANFKDPLSYVVQTLAGKALSR, from the coding sequence ATGATGGGAGAGATCCCCATTACCCTAGAGTTCTCGCGGGTAGGACTTGCGGAGCGGTCCCTCGTGGGCGGGAAGGTGGCGAGCCTGGGGGAGCTCCTCCGACACGGATGCCGGGTCCCGCCCGGATTTGCGGTCACCAGCCTCGGGTACCGGCGCTTCCTCGAGGCCAACGGCCTGGAGGATCGGCTGCGGCAGGCCCTCGCTTCCGTGGTGCCCCACGACCTGGAGAGCATCGAGCGGGCGAGCCAACAGATTACAGGCATGTTCCTGGAGAGCCGGATCCCACCGGAGGTGCAGGGCGCCATCGAACGGGGGTACGAGGATCTGGGCATCCGGACGGGGCAGTCAGATCCGCCCGTGGCCGTGCGCTCCAGCGCCCTCGCGGAGGACAGTGAGCAGGCGAGCTTCGCGGGGCAGCAGGAGACATACCTGTGGGTCCGGGGGACCGAGCAGGTGTTGGACTCCGTCCGTCGGTGCTGGGCAAGTGCCTTCACCCCCCGGGCGCTCAGCTACCGGCTCACCCAGGGGGTGTCCCTGGACGACGGGGTGGCGGTGGGGGTTCAGCAGATGGTTCATCCCAGGGCCGCGGGGGTGCTGTTCACCCTGAGCCCCCGGACCGGGGACCGTTCCCTGATCGTGGTGGAGGGCAGCTGGGGGCCGGGCGTGGCGGTGGTGAGCGGGGAGGTGACCCCGGACGAGTTCACCATCAACAAGGTGACCCTGGAGATCGTGCACCGTAAGATTTCGCCCAAGACCGTGCAGTTCGCGCCCTCGGGTCATGAGGGGCTGCTGGTGAAGGTGCCCGTTCCCGAGGATCTGCAGACGAAACCGTGCCTCTCCGATGCGGAGGCCGTGGAGCTGGCTCGGCTCGCTCGCCACCTGGAGCAGGTCTACGGGTTCCCCCTGGACATCGAGTGGGCGGTGGCGGAGAATGAGGAATTTCCCCATAACCTCTACCTGCTCCAGTCCCGGCCCGAGACGGTGTGGAGCCGGCGTCCCAGGAGCTCCATCGCGGCCAACTTCAAGGACCCGCTCAGCTATGTGGTGCAGACCCTGGCGGGCAAGGCGCTGTCCCGGTGA
- a CDS encoding PEP-utilizing enzyme: MSDALRFQSPFEIETPPGCEGWAEMYPYYLLFSEDRKSEEENKLWFYNGMHAPEAVHPFDTIGFEAGYLGIGEMSSRMFAIPPAMGIDFRFLNGRLYISPTAVADPKKIEERAKLFERRAGYYFENWPRFYEEWREKVKREIEQLKAIRFPELPEVEDERLVFERKGYGTSQEVFEAYHRLLESIFRIWQIHMEIVMIGFAAYFTFYEFCKKAFPEISDQAITRMVGAIDVSMFRPNDELKRLAKRAVELGVDSLFQAGANVKEVFEALAGSEAGRTWLEEWRRSSDPWFYMNTGDGFHHHHRAWVDDPGAVFGILCDYVAKVKRGESLERDIEGRRRDRDQITEGYRALLQTEEDRKAFDQLLGLVRNVYYSIEDHKFYVEHWYQSVFWNKVRELGALFVRQGFFQDVEDIFYLHWSEVHQALMDLLLSWTIGSPARGPVYWPPIIARRRELLQRLREWNPPPALGTVPEAVVDPAVVMLWGITPERLRAWLEPEKAEEKVLRGFAASPGVVEGPARVVLSVDQLHEVQEGEILVCSVTEPSWAPVFSRIRATVSDIGGMMSHAAIVAREYGIPAVLGTGSATKRIRTGQRIRVDGDAGTVTLLED, encoded by the coding sequence ATGTCGGACGCTTTGCGGTTCCAGAGCCCGTTCGAGATCGAGACGCCCCCCGGCTGCGAGGGCTGGGCGGAGATGTATCCGTACTACCTCCTGTTCAGCGAGGACCGGAAATCGGAGGAGGAGAACAAACTGTGGTTCTACAATGGCATGCACGCCCCGGAGGCCGTGCACCCGTTTGACACCATCGGATTCGAGGCGGGTTACCTCGGCATCGGGGAGATGAGCAGCCGCATGTTCGCCATCCCGCCCGCCATGGGAATTGACTTCCGGTTCCTGAACGGCCGGCTGTACATCAGTCCCACCGCGGTGGCGGATCCCAAGAAGATCGAGGAGCGGGCCAAGCTCTTCGAACGCCGGGCGGGGTACTACTTCGAGAACTGGCCGCGGTTCTACGAGGAGTGGCGGGAGAAGGTCAAGCGGGAGATCGAGCAGCTGAAGGCCATCCGGTTCCCGGAGCTCCCGGAGGTGGAGGACGAGCGGCTGGTGTTTGAGCGGAAGGGATACGGCACCTCACAGGAGGTGTTCGAGGCATACCACCGGCTGCTGGAGAGTATCTTCCGGATCTGGCAGATCCATATGGAGATCGTGATGATCGGTTTCGCCGCCTACTTCACCTTCTACGAGTTCTGCAAGAAAGCGTTTCCCGAGATCTCGGATCAGGCCATCACCCGCATGGTGGGCGCCATTGACGTAAGCATGTTCCGCCCCAACGACGAGCTGAAGCGACTGGCGAAGCGCGCGGTAGAGCTAGGGGTGGATTCCCTCTTCCAGGCCGGCGCGAATGTGAAGGAGGTGTTCGAGGCCCTCGCGGGGAGCGAGGCCGGACGGACGTGGCTCGAGGAGTGGCGGCGGAGTTCCGACCCCTGGTTCTACATGAACACCGGGGACGGGTTCCACCATCACCACCGGGCGTGGGTGGACGATCCGGGGGCCGTCTTCGGCATCCTGTGCGACTACGTGGCGAAGGTGAAGCGCGGGGAGTCCCTGGAGCGGGACATCGAAGGTCGCCGGCGGGATCGGGACCAGATCACGGAGGGCTATCGCGCTTTGCTGCAGACGGAGGAGGACCGAAAGGCGTTCGACCAACTGCTGGGACTTGTCCGCAACGTGTACTACTCCATCGAGGACCACAAGTTCTACGTGGAGCACTGGTACCAGAGCGTGTTCTGGAACAAGGTGCGGGAGCTGGGAGCCCTGTTCGTCCGACAGGGGTTCTTCCAGGACGTGGAGGACATTTTCTACCTGCACTGGAGCGAGGTCCACCAGGCCCTTATGGACCTCCTGCTTTCCTGGACCATCGGGTCGCCGGCCCGGGGACCCGTATACTGGCCCCCCATCATCGCCCGACGGCGGGAGCTGCTGCAGAGGCTGCGGGAGTGGAACCCGCCTCCGGCCCTGGGGACCGTTCCAGAGGCCGTGGTGGATCCCGCGGTGGTAATGCTCTGGGGGATCACCCCGGAGCGCCTGCGGGCGTGGCTGGAGCCCGAGAAGGCGGAGGAAAAGGTCCTCCGGGGATTCGCGGCCTCGCCCGGTGTGGTGGAGGGGCCCGCGCGGGTGGTCCTCAGCGTGGACCAGCTGCATGAGGTCCAGGAAGGCGAAATCCTGGTGTGCTCCGTGACAGAGCCCAGCTGGGCCCCGGTCTTCTCCCGGATCCGGGCCACGGTCTCCGACATCGGCGGCATGATGTCCCACGCGGCCATCGTGGCCCGGGAGTACGGGATCCCCGCGGTGCTGGGGACCGGATCCGCAACCAAGCGCATCCGGACGGGTCAGCGGATCCGGGTGGACGGCGACGCGGGAACCGTGACCCTGCTGGAGGACTAG
- a CDS encoding NADH-quinone oxidoreductase subunit C, translating into MTFPSPRPAGGHFPEALLQRLREHFPEVEDLVEAARQELDRFEREQQERLRAYQEEVERARAEGKAPPRPPRREEPAVHRYLTPAVRVPPSRFREVMRFLRDDPEFRLDYLSFCSAIDWGDRLECTYHLWSTVHNHELLVKVPVDRTNPRIPTVSDLWVGANWHERETYDLFGVVYEGHPDLRRILMTEDWKGHPLRKDYVYEDPDWLVELARIRQSEIVGTEPPLGERA; encoded by the coding sequence ATGACCTTCCCCAGCCCCCGACCCGCGGGCGGCCATTTCCCGGAAGCCCTCCTCCAGAGGCTGCGGGAGCACTTCCCCGAGGTGGAAGACCTGGTGGAGGCAGCCCGACAGGAATTGGATCGGTTCGAGCGGGAGCAGCAGGAGCGGCTGCGCGCCTACCAGGAGGAGGTGGAGCGGGCCAGGGCGGAAGGAAAGGCCCCGCCCCGGCCCCCCCGCCGGGAGGAACCCGCGGTCCACCGGTACCTCACCCCCGCTGTCCGGGTGCCGCCTTCGCGCTTCCGGGAGGTGATGCGGTTCTTGCGGGACGACCCAGAGTTCCGGCTGGACTACCTCTCCTTCTGCAGCGCCATCGACTGGGGGGATCGCCTGGAGTGCACCTACCACCTGTGGTCCACCGTGCACAACCACGAGCTCTTGGTGAAGGTGCCCGTGGATCGGACGAACCCCCGGATCCCTACGGTGAGCGATCTGTGGGTAGGAGCCAACTGGCACGAGCGGGAGACCTACGACCTCTTCGGCGTGGTGTACGAGGGACATCCGGATCTGCGCCGGATCCTCATGACGGAGGACTGGAAGGGGCATCCCCTCCGGAAGGACTACGTCTACGAGGACCCCGACTGGCTGGTGGAGCTCGCGAGGATCCGCCAGAGCGAGATCGTGGGCACGGAGCCTCCCCTGGGGGAGCGGGCTTAA
- a CDS encoding NADH-quinone oxidoreductase subunit I, with amino-acid sequence MPAVLEKASAAVRGLVTGLRETLRTAARPKATLLYPLEKSNVSPRWHGLLALPVDSEIGNDKCIICFQCERICPSRCIHIEATGRGKERVLTRFDIEMDKCQYCGLCVEVCPTEAIVFTPHYEASTYNRANLLYTLEDLHRAAPKEPIARGILR; translated from the coding sequence ATGCCGGCGGTCCTGGAGAAAGCCAGTGCGGCGGTCCGAGGGCTGGTGACGGGGCTGCGGGAGACGTTGCGCACCGCGGCCCGACCCAAGGCCACCCTGCTGTACCCGCTCGAGAAGTCCAACGTCTCCCCCCGCTGGCATGGACTCCTGGCCCTCCCCGTGGACAGCGAGATCGGCAACGACAAGTGCATCATCTGCTTCCAGTGTGAGCGCATCTGTCCCAGCCGCTGCATCCACATCGAAGCCACGGGTCGGGGCAAGGAGCGGGTTCTCACCCGATTTGACATCGAGATGGACAAATGCCAGTACTGCGGATTGTGCGTGGAGGTCTGCCCCACGGAGGCCATCGTCTTCACACCACACTACGAGGCCAGCACCTACAACCGCGCCAACCTCCTCTACACCCTCGAAGACCTCCACCGGGCCGCCCCCAAGGAGCCCATCGCCCGAGGGATCCTGCGATGA
- a CDS encoding NADH-quinone oxidoreductase subunit D, whose translation MAKALRTEELILNMGPQHPSTHGVLRLVVTLDGENIVEVQPDIGYLHSSVEKMMEHRNYTQCIALADRGMDYLAALINEMAVCRAVETLGGIPVPERARYIRTIFMELQRIASHLLWLGTYGIDLGATTAFLWCMRERELIMDLFESVTGGRLHHVYFRIGGVNEDLPPGWTDRCREFCHYFLNRLQEYHRLLTGNPIWQARTQGIGVLTREQAIAFGASGPVARASGLSWDVRKSHPYEAYDRVEFQVPVYTEGDCFARYLVRMDEMRESAKIILQCLDQMPDGEVRAPRVSLTPRLPPGEVYTRVESPRGDLGIHLVSHGAETPWRVKIRAPSFSNLFALTQMMKGWKVADVIAILGSIDIVLADVDR comes from the coding sequence ATGGCAAAGGCCCTACGCACGGAGGAGCTCATCCTGAACATGGGACCGCAGCACCCCAGTACGCACGGGGTGTTGCGGCTGGTGGTCACCCTGGACGGGGAGAACATCGTGGAGGTCCAGCCGGACATCGGCTACCTCCACTCCTCCGTGGAGAAGATGATGGAGCACCGCAACTACACCCAGTGCATCGCCCTCGCGGACCGGGGAATGGACTACCTCGCGGCCCTCATCAACGAGATGGCCGTCTGTCGGGCCGTGGAGACCCTCGGTGGGATCCCGGTGCCCGAGCGGGCCCGGTACATCCGCACCATCTTCATGGAGCTGCAGCGCATCGCCAGCCACCTCCTGTGGCTGGGGACCTACGGCATCGATCTTGGCGCCACCACCGCGTTCCTGTGGTGTATGCGGGAGCGGGAGCTCATCATGGACCTCTTCGAGTCCGTCACGGGGGGGCGGCTCCACCACGTCTACTTCCGGATCGGCGGGGTGAACGAGGATCTGCCTCCGGGCTGGACCGATCGGTGTCGGGAGTTCTGCCACTACTTCCTGAACCGGCTCCAGGAGTACCACCGATTGCTCACCGGGAACCCCATCTGGCAGGCCCGGACGCAAGGGATCGGAGTACTCACCCGGGAGCAGGCCATCGCCTTCGGAGCTTCCGGGCCCGTGGCCCGGGCCTCCGGCCTCTCCTGGGACGTACGCAAGAGCCATCCCTACGAGGCCTACGACCGGGTGGAGTTCCAGGTACCCGTGTACACGGAGGGCGACTGCTTTGCCCGGTATCTGGTGCGCATGGATGAGATGCGGGAGTCCGCGAAAATCATCCTCCAGTGTCTCGACCAGATGCCGGACGGGGAGGTTCGGGCACCCCGGGTCTCCCTCACCCCACGCCTTCCCCCGGGCGAGGTGTATACCCGGGTGGAAAGCCCGAGGGGGGATTTGGGGATTCACCTCGTCAGCCACGGCGCCGAGACGCCGTGGCGGGTGAAGATCCGGGCGCCGTCGTTCTCGAATCTGTTCGCCCTTACCCAAATGATGAAGGGGTGGAAGGTGGCGGATGTGATCGCCATTCTGGGTAGCATCGACATCGTGCTCGCGGACGTGGATCGGTAG
- a CDS encoding NADH-quinone oxidoreductase subunit B — MADVLYKLPGGALLLTTIENVLNWARASSLWPLTFGLACCAMEMMQAFATRFDLDRFGVIPRATPRQADLIIVSGRCTIKMAPVVRRLWEQMPEPKYVISMGSCATCGGPFFYDNYSILKGIDTVIPVDVYVPGCPPRPEALIEGVLKLQEKIRRERRLTRRGA; from the coding sequence CTGGCGGACGTGCTGTACAAGCTGCCGGGTGGGGCGCTGCTCCTGACGACCATCGAGAACGTCCTGAACTGGGCCCGGGCCAGTAGCCTCTGGCCCCTGACCTTCGGGCTCGCGTGCTGCGCCATGGAGATGATGCAGGCCTTCGCCACCCGGTTCGACCTGGACCGGTTCGGGGTCATTCCCCGGGCCACACCCCGTCAGGCGGACCTCATCATCGTCTCCGGCCGGTGCACCATCAAGATGGCGCCCGTGGTTCGGCGTCTGTGGGAGCAGATGCCAGAGCCCAAGTACGTGATCAGCATGGGGAGCTGCGCCACCTGCGGCGGCCCCTTCTTCTACGACAACTACTCCATCCTCAAGGGCATCGACACCGTCATCCCCGTGGATGTATACGTGCCCGGCTGTCCCCCGCGTCCGGAGGCCCTCATCGAGGGTGTGCTGAAGCTGCAGGAGAAGATCCGGCGCGAACGGCGCCTGACCCGCCGAGGAGCCTAG
- the murA gene encoding UDP-N-acetylglucosamine 1-carboxyvinyltransferase: MSATELLVVRGGGKLQGTVRVAGAVNTVLPIMAAAALAADVSVIENVPHCRDVLVMADILRALGCEVEVAGGICTIDARGLERIHAPADLCGRIRGSYYAAGVLLARFRRFEVGLPGGDSIGGRPVDFHIRGFQALGAEVTTGRGYMVGWAGEVRGTEFYVPRRSVGTTINLMLAATLARGTTVLHNAALEPEVTDTAVFLNLMGARIRGAGTPTILIEGVRELHGARTAVIPDRIEAGTYLIAGAATRGDVEVDGLIPEHVTALLTKLAEAGCEIEANTDRVRVRAQRRLRAVDIDTAPFPGFATDLHPPFVAMLATAEGEAVIRETIYDGRMGYAYELLKLGADIRVEGNTAYLRGVERLTGAAVQALDIRGGAAMVVAGLVAEGVTEIHGVEHIDRKYEGLDEKLRGLGADVRRVKVVESPVLTTGSSLP; the protein is encoded by the coding sequence ATGAGCGCCACCGAGCTCCTGGTCGTGCGGGGGGGAGGGAAGCTGCAGGGGACGGTCCGGGTGGCCGGTGCGGTGAACACCGTGCTTCCCATCATGGCCGCCGCGGCCCTGGCCGCGGACGTCTCCGTGATCGAGAACGTCCCACATTGCCGCGACGTCCTGGTGATGGCGGACATCCTGCGGGCCCTGGGCTGCGAGGTGGAGGTGGCAGGGGGGATCTGCACCATCGACGCCCGCGGGCTTGAGAGGATCCACGCCCCCGCGGATCTGTGTGGCCGCATCCGGGGCTCCTACTACGCCGCGGGTGTGTTGCTCGCGCGGTTCCGACGGTTCGAGGTGGGGCTCCCCGGCGGGGATAGCATCGGCGGTCGGCCCGTGGACTTCCACATCCGAGGGTTCCAGGCCCTGGGCGCGGAGGTCACGACGGGGCGGGGGTACATGGTCGGGTGGGCGGGGGAGGTCAGGGGGACGGAGTTCTACGTGCCGCGCCGCAGCGTGGGCACCACCATCAACCTCATGCTGGCCGCCACCCTGGCCCGGGGCACCACCGTGCTCCACAACGCGGCCCTGGAACCGGAGGTCACGGACACCGCGGTGTTCCTGAACCTCATGGGGGCCCGCATCCGCGGTGCAGGCACGCCCACCATCCTCATCGAGGGCGTCCGGGAGCTCCACGGGGCCCGCACTGCGGTCATCCCGGACCGCATTGAGGCGGGTACGTACCTCATCGCGGGCGCCGCCACCCGGGGAGATGTGGAGGTGGACGGGCTCATCCCAGAGCACGTCACCGCCCTGCTCACGAAGCTCGCGGAGGCCGGGTGTGAGATCGAGGCGAACACGGACCGGGTACGGGTGCGGGCCCAGCGGCGCCTGCGGGCCGTGGACATCGACACCGCACCCTTCCCCGGCTTCGCCACGGACCTCCACCCCCCCTTCGTGGCCATGCTGGCCACCGCGGAGGGCGAGGCGGTGATCCGGGAGACCATCTACGACGGCCGCATGGGCTACGCTTACGAGCTCCTGAAGCTGGGGGCGGATATCCGGGTGGAGGGCAACACCGCGTATCTGCGAGGGGTGGAACGGTTGACGGGGGCGGCCGTCCAGGCCCTGGACATCCGGGGAGGGGCTGCCATGGTGGTGGCCGGGCTGGTGGCTGAAGGGGTGACGGAGATCCACGGGGTGGAGCACATCGACCGGAAATACGAGGGGTTGGACGAGAAGCTGCGGGGGCTCGGTGCGGACGTACGGCGGGTGAAGGTGGTGGAGTCCCCCGTGCTCACCACGGGATCCAGCCTGCCTTGA
- a CDS encoding IreB family regulatory phosphoprotein, which translates to MYRVGEGEEDVFRILLEVYRALRERGYSPRDQLVGYLLSGDPTYITSHRRARSLIRRVSRDRILDELVRFYVEQRIEPALRSA; encoded by the coding sequence ATCTACCGGGTGGGGGAAGGAGAGGAGGATGTCTTCCGCATCCTGCTGGAGGTGTACCGGGCTTTGCGGGAGCGGGGCTACAGCCCCCGGGACCAGCTGGTGGGCTACCTCCTCAGCGGGGATCCCACCTACATCACCAGCCACCGGAGGGCCCGCTCCCTTATCCGCAGGGTGAGCCGGGACCGGATCCTCGATGAGCTGGTGCGCTTTTACGTGGAGCAGCGGATCGAGCCCGCGTTGAGGTCGGCATGA
- the ubiE gene encoding bifunctional demethylmenaquinone methyltransferase/2-methoxy-6-polyprenyl-1,4-benzoquinol methylase UbiE — translation MAIQAGRSSLPPEQKRAYVRAMFSRIARRYDLLNGLLSLGLHRRWKRFAVACTGIAPGDAALDVCCGTGDLALLLWERAGAAGRVVGVDFSGPMVEVARSRAGSRKGLWFVQGDAESLPLPDEAFHAATVGFGIRNVADLDRALRELHRVLRPGGRLVILEFGQPRNPLFRSLYDLYSFTVIPWVGHCLSRHPDAYLYLPVSIREWPDQREFPEILKHAGFAPVEVHDLAGGAVAVYVACKPRGEGEG, via the coding sequence CCCTCCGGAGCAGAAGCGGGCGTACGTGCGCGCCATGTTCAGCCGCATTGCCCGCCGTTACGACCTCCTGAACGGCCTGCTGAGCCTCGGACTGCACCGTCGGTGGAAACGGTTCGCGGTGGCGTGCACCGGAATCGCGCCGGGAGACGCTGCCCTCGACGTCTGCTGCGGGACCGGGGACCTCGCCCTGTTGCTCTGGGAGCGGGCGGGGGCAGCCGGCCGGGTGGTAGGGGTGGACTTCTCGGGTCCCATGGTGGAGGTGGCCCGTTCCCGCGCGGGGAGCCGGAAGGGGCTGTGGTTTGTGCAGGGTGATGCGGAATCCCTCCCGCTCCCGGATGAGGCCTTCCATGCCGCCACGGTGGGGTTCGGGATCCGCAACGTGGCAGATCTGGACCGGGCCCTGCGGGAGCTCCATCGGGTCCTGCGGCCGGGTGGACGGCTGGTGATCCTGGAGTTCGGCCAGCCCCGGAACCCTCTGTTCCGATCCCTCTACGACCTCTACTCCTTCACCGTGATCCCTTGGGTGGGGCACTGCCTTTCCCGGCATCCGGACGCCTACCTCTACCTGCCGGTCTCCATCCGGGAGTGGCCGGACCAGCGGGAGTTTCCGGAAATCCTCAAGCACGCGGGATTCGCGCCGGTGGAGGTGCACGACCTGGCAGGTGGCGCCGTGGCGGTGTACGTGGCCTGCAAGCCCCGAGGGGAGGGAGAAGGGTGA